The Mesoterricola silvestris sequence CCTCTCCTCCCACGACACGAAGCTCTTCGACCGCGCCAGGCTGGTGGAAGGCGGCGCGGCCCTGCTGCTGGCCCCGGGGGGGGTGCAGATCTTCTACGGCGACGAGACCGCGCGCCCCGTGGGCTACGAGCCCCGCACCGACTACCAGCAGGGGACCCGCTCCGACATGAACTGGAGCGCCCCCGACGCCAAGGTGCTGGCCCACTGGCGCAAGCTCGGCACCTTCCGCAGCCGCCACCTGGCCCTGGCCAAGGGCGTGCACAAGCAGCTCGGTTCCTCCCCCTACACCTTCAGCCGCACCGACGCCGCCACCGGCGACAGCGTGGTGGTGGCCATGGGCGCCAAGGGGGAGGCGACCATCCCCGTGACCGGCGTCTTCAAGGACGGCGAAAGCCTCCGGGACGCCTACACGGGCCGCACCGCCACGGTGGCGGGAGGGGCCGTCAAGCTCCAGGCCGAAACCTATGTCCTGCTCGAGCGGGCCAACTAGCAAGGAACCCCACGATGGCATCAAAACTACCTCAGGTCGCCTATTTCTGCATGGAATACGCCCTGGATAGCACCTTCAAGATCTACTCCGGGGGCCTCGGCATCCTCGCCGGCGACTATTTCAAGGGCGTCAAGGACCACGGCTTTCCCATGGTGGGCATCGGCATCCGGTGGAAGCAGGGTTACGGCGAGCAGCACGTGGATCCGGCCACCGGCAAGGTCTTCGACGCGTACCGCACCGGCGACCACGGCTTCCTGGAGGACACCGGGGTCACCGTCAAGGTGGAGATCAAGGGCCGCCCCGTGCATATCAAGGTGTGGAAGGTCGCGTCCTTCGGCGTGGACAGCCTCTACCTGCTGGACACGGACCTGGAGGCCAACGACGGCGAGGCCCGGTGGATCACGGGCCAGCTCTACGGATGGTTCGGCGAGGAGCGGGTGGCCCAGGAGATGGTGCTGGGCATCGGCGGCGTGCGGGCCCTGCAGGCCCTTAAGATCAAGCCCGACGTCTACCACTTCAACGAGGGCCACGCCCTCTTCGCCGGCTTCGAGCTCATCCGGAGGCGCATGGCGCGGGGCGCCACCTTCCAGGACGCCCTGGCCCGCACCCGGGAGGAGGTGGTGTTCACCACCCACACCCCCATCGTGCAGGGCAACGAATCCCACCCCATCGAGCGCTTCATGTACCTGGGCGCCAACCTGGGCCTGACCCGGGCCCAGCTCAAGCAGCTGGGGGGCTCCCCCTTCAACATGACGGTGGGCGCCCTGCGCATGAGCCGCATCGCCAACGCCGTGGCCGAGCTCCACCGGGTCACGGCCAACGGGATGTGGAAGGGCGTCAAGGGCCGCTGCGAGATCATCGGCATCACCAACGCCATCCACCACGGCACCTGGGTGGACCCGAAGATGCTGGACCTCGCCGCCAAGGGACGGAAGGACGCCCTGTGGACCCGCCACATGGAGAACAAGCGCAAGCTCATCGATTTCGTGGAGGCCCGCAACGGCGTGAAGCTGGATCCGGACGCCCTCCTCATCGGCTTCTCCCGGCGCGCCGCGCCCTACAAGCGCTCCAATTTCATCTTCACCGACCGCAGCTTCATCGAGCCCCTGCTCCGGAGCGGCAAGGTGCAGATCGTGTTCTCCGGCAAGGCCCACCCCCTGGACGACAACGGCAAGGTCATCGTGGAGGACATCCTGGAGATGACCCGGCTCTACCCCGGCCGGGTGGTCTTCCTGGAGAACTACGACATGGAGATCGGGGCCCTGCTCACCCGCGGATCCGACGTGTGGCTCAACAACCCGCGCCGGCCCAAGGAGGCCTCGGGCACGTCCGGCATGAAGGCCGCCCAGAACGGAGTGCTCAACCTCTCCATCCTCGACGGGTGGTGGCCCGAGGCCTGCGACCACGGCCGCAACGGCTGGCAGTTCGGGGACGGCTTCGAGAGCCCCAGGGACGCCGTGCTGGACAAGCACGACTTCAAGGCCTTCCGGAAGGTCCTGGCGGAGGAGGTGCTGCCCACGTACTACCAGGACCGGCCGCGGTGGGTCGACATGATGGTCCGCTCCATCCAGGACACCCGGGAGGCCTTCGGGGTCAAGCGGATGCTGGACGAGTACTACGCCCGGATGTACAAGCGCTCGTGATCGCATAGGAGGCCGCCGTGGCCAGGAACCTGTTCTTCGTTGTGGCGGCCGCCTCGGCCCTGGTGTGGACCGGCTGCGGCGGGGGAGGCGGCGGCGCCACCCTGACCCAGCCGGCGCTCTCCATCGACGCCGACCCGGCCCAGTCCCCCGTGGCGGACGCCGCCTACCACAAGATCCCCAGCAACGCACTGGGGGCCCTGGTGGACGGAACCAACGTCACCTTCAACTACTGGAACCCCACGGCGCCCTCCGTGACGGTGAACTTCTACGCCAAATGGGACGATTCCCTGTCCTCCCCGGCGGCCACCCTGAGCCTGACCAAGGGGGCCAATTCCGTGTGGACCAGCGGCTCCATCCCCATCCCGGCCGCCAGGTTCTACGTGTACAACGTCGGGGGGACCTACGTGCTGGACGCCTACGCCAGGTCCATGGCCCAGTGGGTGCACACCGGGAAGGACTCCATCTCCGGAGATTCCAAGGGCAAGGGCGCGATCCTGGATCCGGCCGACACCGTCCCCGACGGCGGCTGGACGCTCTACGCGGGCACCTCCGCCTTCTTCGACGGCTCCGCCATGAAGGCCGCGGACGGCTCGGCCTCCCCATACGGGTATGCCTCCGCGCGGGACGCCATCATCTACGAGGCCGGGATCCGGGACCTCACCGTGGATCCCTCGGTCACCGGGTTCGCCGCGGGCCACCGCTGGGGCACCTTCAAGGGCCTGGTGGACATGCTGCCCCACATCCAGAAGCTGGGCGTCACCCATGTGCAGCTCTTGTGCCCCCTCCAGAACTACAACTACAACCAGACCGCCATCGCCACCCGGGAGATGGACGCGTCCCTGACCAGCGGGGCCAACTACAACTGGGGCTACGACCCGCAGAACTACTTCACCCCCACCGGCATGTACTCCGCCGACCCCGCCACGCCCGCGGCCCGCATCAACGAGCTGAAGACCCTGGTCAACGAGATCCACAAGGCGGGCATGGGCGTGATCCTGGACGTGGTCTACAACCACACGGCCAATACCGGCGTGCTGGGGGATCTCTCGGGGACCAACTACTACTACCGCACCACCAGCAGGAACGGCGCGGGGAGCCAGGACGTCATGTCCGAGCACAAGATGGTGCGCAAGCTCATCGTGGATTCCGTGAAGCACTGGGTGAACGCCTACCACGTGGACGGCTTCCGCTTCGACCTCATGGGCGTGCTGGACACCGTGACCATCAAGGACGCCTACGCCGAGGCCGCCGCCGCCAACCCCCGGACCCTCTTTGTCGGCGAAGGCTGGACGGGGTTCTACTCCGGGGCCGCCTCCGACTACAACGGCGACGCCATCGCCGGCGCGGACCAGACCAGCGCCTCGGCCTTCGCGGGCATGAACATCGGCATGTTCTCCGACGCCTACCGCCAGATCTTCAAGAACGGCTACCCCAACGACGGATCCACGGCCTTCCTCACCGGGGCGGGGCAGTCCCTGGCCGGGCTCTTCGCCAACGTCTCCGGCAAGCCCACCAACTTCACGGCCCCCTCCACCAACAACGTGGTGAACTACCTCACCTGCCACGACAACCTCTGCTACTACGACGTCCTGGCCTGCGCCACCAACGCCGCCAAGACCCAGGATTCCGTCATCCTGCAGCGGGCCAAGGTGGGCTACGCGACCCTGCTCACCTCCCAGGGCATCGCCTTCCTCCACGCCGGCGACGAAATGTTCCGCACCAAGGAGACCACCGCCGCCAAGGGCGCCGCCAACACCAAGTCCAGCACCACCCGGACCTTCGTGGACAACTCCTACAACGCCTCCGACGCCATCAACATGGTGGCCTGGTCCAACGTCTACGCCGGCGACCCCATCGCCGGGGGCTTCGCCAACTACGCCGTCGCGCAGAACGGGTACAAGCTCTACGCCTACACCCAGGGCCTGGTGGCCCTGCGCAAGCGCACCAACGCCTTCCGCCTTCCCGACGCCTACCTGGCCTCCAACCTCACGTCCATCCTCCCCGCCGGCGCCGGCTCCACCGGCCTGGCCTTCGGGTACAAGGCCGTCTCCACGGACCTCACGGGCACCTACTACGTCTTCCACAACGCCGACGCCGTCCCCCAGACCTTCACCGCCGACGCCAGCCTCGCGGGCGCCACCCTCCTGGTGGACGGCGACGCCGCAGGCGTCACCCCCATCGCCTCCTCCACCACCGTGACCGTCAGCGGCGCCAGCGTGACGGTGGCGCCGCTCTCCTCGGCGGTGTTCAAGCTCCAATAGGCAGGGAATGCCCTGCCGGTCCCCGGAGGAGCCCTCCTCCCTGCGATTTCCGATATAATGATCCGCCAGCCCTGGAGCACCCTTCGTCTCCAGGGCTTTTCATTGGAGTCTTCATTGCGGCAGGATTTCCATCTGGTGCGGTATCTGAGGGAACAGGCGCCCCTGCGCGGGTCGAAGGTCGCCCTGAGATGCCACGGCGAGGGCATGACGGTCACCTGGGCGGAGCTGGGCGCGCGCATGGACGGCGTCGCCCGGGGCCTCATCCGGCTCGGCCACGCTCCCCGCGAGATGGTGGGCCTCTGCGGCCGGAACATGCCCGAATGGACCCTGTCCGACCTGGGCATCCTCCAGGCGCGGGGCGTGCCGGTGCCGCTCTACCCCACCAGCAACGTGGACCAGGCCACCTTCATCCTGCGGGACGCGGGCATCCGGATCCTCTTCGCCGGCGAACAGCCTCAGGTGGACCTGGGCATCGAGCTGCTGGCCCGGGGCGAGATCGCGCACCTGGTGGCCCTGGATCCCGCCGTGGACCTGCGGGGCTGCCCCCAGGCGATCACCTTCCAGGGGCTCCTGGACCTGGGTGCGGACCCGGCCACGGCCGCGGAGCTGGAGGCGCGCATCGCCGGGTTCTCCATGGACGACCTCTACACGCTGGTCTACACCTCAGGCACCACGGGCCAGCCCAAGGGAGTGATGCTGGACCAGGCCAATCTCGCGGCCGCCATGCACATCCACGACCTGCGCCTGAAGGTCGGCCCAGACGACGTCTCCCTGTGCATGCTGCCCCTGTGCCACATCTTCGAGCGGGCCTGGACGGCCTACCTGCTGTACCGCGGCGCCGAAGTGGTGTACCTGCGGGACCCCCAGACGGTGGTGGCGGCCATCGGCGTGGTGCGCCCGACCCTCATGTGCTCGGTGCCCCGGGTCTACGAAAAGGCCTACGCCGGCATCCAGGCCCGCATGGCCAAGGCGGGCTGGCCCATGGCCGCGCTCTTCGGCTGGGCCATGGCGGTGGGCATCGAGGCCACGCGGCTGCGCATCGACGGCAAGGCGCCAGGGCCCTGGCTGCGGTTCCGCCACGGGGTGGCCGACGCCCTGGTGCTGCGCAAGATCCGGAACCTGTTCGGGGGCCGCTGCCGGTTCCTGCCGGTGGCCGGGGCCAGCCTCGCCGACGACGTGAACCTCTTCTTCCAGGCCGTGGGGCTCAAGCTCAAGTACGGCTACGGCCTCTCCGAGACCTTCGCCACCGTCTCCTGCTGGGAGGACGGCTCCATGCCCCTGGGCACCATCGGCAGGCCCATGGAGGGCCTGGAGGTGCGCCTGGGCGAGGAGAACGAGCTGCAGGTGAAGGGACCCACGGTGATGCGCGGCTACTACAAGCGCCCCGAGGAGACCGCCCAGGTGATGACGGCCGACGGATTCCTGCGCACCGGCGACGCCGGGGCCATGGACGCCGCCGGAAACCTGATCTTTACGGAGCGCATCAAGGAACTGATGAAGACCTCCAACGGCCAGTACGTCGCGCCCCAGCGGGTGGAGGGCACCCTGGCCAAGGATGCCTTCATCGAGCAGGTGGCGGTCATCGCCGATTCCCGGA is a genomic window containing:
- the glgP gene encoding alpha-glucan family phosphorylase; translation: MASKLPQVAYFCMEYALDSTFKIYSGGLGILAGDYFKGVKDHGFPMVGIGIRWKQGYGEQHVDPATGKVFDAYRTGDHGFLEDTGVTVKVEIKGRPVHIKVWKVASFGVDSLYLLDTDLEANDGEARWITGQLYGWFGEERVAQEMVLGIGGVRALQALKIKPDVYHFNEGHALFAGFELIRRRMARGATFQDALARTREEVVFTTHTPIVQGNESHPIERFMYLGANLGLTRAQLKQLGGSPFNMTVGALRMSRIANAVAELHRVTANGMWKGVKGRCEIIGITNAIHHGTWVDPKMLDLAAKGRKDALWTRHMENKRKLIDFVEARNGVKLDPDALLIGFSRRAAPYKRSNFIFTDRSFIEPLLRSGKVQIVFSGKAHPLDDNGKVIVEDILEMTRLYPGRVVFLENYDMEIGALLTRGSDVWLNNPRRPKEASGTSGMKAAQNGVLNLSILDGWWPEACDHGRNGWQFGDGFESPRDAVLDKHDFKAFRKVLAEEVLPTYYQDRPRWVDMMVRSIQDTREAFGVKRMLDEYYARMYKRS
- a CDS encoding AMP-dependent synthetase/ligase, yielding MIRQPWSTLRLQGFSLESSLRQDFHLVRYLREQAPLRGSKVALRCHGEGMTVTWAELGARMDGVARGLIRLGHAPREMVGLCGRNMPEWTLSDLGILQARGVPVPLYPTSNVDQATFILRDAGIRILFAGEQPQVDLGIELLARGEIAHLVALDPAVDLRGCPQAITFQGLLDLGADPATAAELEARIAGFSMDDLYTLVYTSGTTGQPKGVMLDQANLAAAMHIHDLRLKVGPDDVSLCMLPLCHIFERAWTAYLLYRGAEVVYLRDPQTVVAAIGVVRPTLMCSVPRVYEKAYAGIQARMAKAGWPMAALFGWAMAVGIEATRLRIDGKAPGPWLRFRHGVADALVLRKIRNLFGGRCRFLPVAGASLADDVNLFFQAVGLKLKYGYGLSETFATVSCWEDGSMPLGTIGRPMEGLEVRLGEENELQVKGPTVMRGYYKRPEETAQVMTADGFLRTGDAGAMDAAGNLIFTERIKELMKTSNGQYVAPQRVEGTLAKDAFIEQVAVIADSRNFVSALIVPYFDRLEEYARSAGVAYRSPAELLRNSKVMEFFESRIRELQKGLAKYEQVKKFTLLSRPFSMDLGEITPTLKLRRKYIEKAFRAEIEAMYSALPGLPGTPEAGN
- a CDS encoding alpha-amylase family glycosyl hydrolase; this encodes MARNLFFVVAAASALVWTGCGGGGGGATLTQPALSIDADPAQSPVADAAYHKIPSNALGALVDGTNVTFNYWNPTAPSVTVNFYAKWDDSLSSPAATLSLTKGANSVWTSGSIPIPAARFYVYNVGGTYVLDAYARSMAQWVHTGKDSISGDSKGKGAILDPADTVPDGGWTLYAGTSAFFDGSAMKAADGSASPYGYASARDAIIYEAGIRDLTVDPSVTGFAAGHRWGTFKGLVDMLPHIQKLGVTHVQLLCPLQNYNYNQTAIATREMDASLTSGANYNWGYDPQNYFTPTGMYSADPATPAARINELKTLVNEIHKAGMGVILDVVYNHTANTGVLGDLSGTNYYYRTTSRNGAGSQDVMSEHKMVRKLIVDSVKHWVNAYHVDGFRFDLMGVLDTVTIKDAYAEAAAANPRTLFVGEGWTGFYSGAASDYNGDAIAGADQTSASAFAGMNIGMFSDAYRQIFKNGYPNDGSTAFLTGAGQSLAGLFANVSGKPTNFTAPSTNNVVNYLTCHDNLCYYDVLACATNAAKTQDSVILQRAKVGYATLLTSQGIAFLHAGDEMFRTKETTAAKGAANTKSSTTRTFVDNSYNASDAINMVAWSNVYAGDPIAGGFANYAVAQNGYKLYAYTQGLVALRKRTNAFRLPDAYLASNLTSILPAGAGSTGLAFGYKAVSTDLTGTYYVFHNADAVPQTFTADASLAGATLLVDGDAAGVTPIASSTTVTVSGASVTVAPLSSAVFKLQ